The DNA segment gaaaatttgaaatggacaagtgcaaaccaatcaacacacccttctcaactagttgtcacttggatcatgatgaagctggaattctTGTTGATGAAACCAAGTACAAAGAACTCATAAGATCACTACTGTACCTCACTACCAGCAGACCTGagataatgtttgcagtgtgcatgtgtgctcggtttcaatctgctcctaaagaatcacacttcaATGCTGCCGAAAGGattttgaaatatttgcaaggaactaaagaagttggcttgtggtatccagttttggtcatggttatgtaaccgatttgatgcaTTGGTTGCTCAATTAAGGTGTGATATGTGTGCATCGTGACCCCAAATATTTGTTGCAccttttcaaagattctctgcacattTTCAGAGAATAATATCCTCGTGCATATCTGTTCTTAACTGCACCATCAACCCATTCATTTTtcaatataaatctgtgtgaaattgctacccacattggctacCCATACTCGtagttgaagatggttgttgcccttcaagacatgtgtttgatgaagccatttgtgtaaatttcacttgtattttcttttgctttaagaatgtcttaggtatagtttATAGGTTGTTTAaagtaggctttttgctaggTACCTCACCTCTTAACCCCATACCATGTGATAGGAGCAAGCACAAGttttctgaaactgtttttcacatgttttgcaaaaacacCCTTATtgcatataaaataaatttgttcttttctaaatgaatagattcttttatTAAGCTGATGCTTTGATTAAGTGTTTTTGAAATTCATGGTTTGGGCATCAAGCATTTTAACTAAATCTTCATTccatcaaaacgactgtgtttcaatTGTTAAGAAGTttttgttatcgttttgaaaataaatttgttcatctataaatgaatggattctttTTAAGTCTGGTGCCATGTTTACCATTAAAAGGCTTTTTACGTTTTATCCTTGCACCAGGgtgtttgactaagtctccttcgCATAACAGATTCCCTAAcagcttttgaaaataaatctgttcattttattttcaatctgttctttttataacagctttaactattttttgaaaatcttttataagttgtttttcaaTAAAAGGAGAGTTTGTTCTGTGTTTAAATGTTAATCATACAATTGAAGACACAAGTTTTACAACAGAGAACTAAGGATTTTCAGAGGATTAGCATGtattcttgaaagattttccaaatcacaaagtgtgcttgttcttggttggctctaaggcttggttagaggtgttgctactgtgtaagcaatctgttctactaatctaaggcagatttctgcatcctctatcacgtgtattcgtttcatatttcatttcttgtaaaagtgtggttgtaaactcttcttcatagggtttcttgaagagttgtgtgtgctggAATAGAGTTTTTCAGCGAGGTTTGTCacgttcttgtagggttcaagaatagtggtgtttgtaattgtttgaattgtgatttagtgaatttcaccttggattaggtgaagactggatgtagctcattggaGTGAACCGGTATAATTGCTTTCTGTTCATTCTCTCCTGATCTCTGCACTCAATAACTGCTGAATAAACTAATCtatcaagaaataaatctgttcaattgtaattgaatctgttctttttgggCACGTagatactgttcttgattttctaAAGAACTTCTGCATAAATCTATATGTGGTGAAACATCAGTGAATTTCATGCTCTGTGAAGGTTAACTCAATCTGTCATGTGTTTTTTAAAACAAGCATTGTCTTTGTATTCAAAGGTTGTGATTAACTGCTGAAGCTCATTGTTTTTAATTCtgcaaaaatcaatttgaacttTGCCTGCAGAtcatctaactcaatcttaaaaCAAAGTTTATTCAACTAGGATAAAAGCCTTAAAGTACATAAACagtatcaaaataaatttgttcatttctaaataaatcgatttattttctgtgtactaTGACAAAATCTGATTATGTGcgaaacttttaaaaggtcaattcacccccccccccccttcttgaactttgacactattgaacccaacaattggtatcaagagctagaacttgtattttaatcaagtttgtttgcaataatgtctgagtttaaagtgctttttgctgagggatCATTTATCAATAGACcccctatgttcaatggaatgaattatgctttttggaaaattagaatgaagattttcatggaatctattgactcGTTTATTTGGGAGGTTGTGGTCCATGGACtctatgtgccaatgcaggttgtcaaggatgaagaagtggcAAAGAcaagatctgaatggaatgagattgaaaggaagaaggctcaatatgatcttgtagccaagaacatcataacttcatcattaacaatggatgagttcttcaggatatcccaatgcagttcagctaaggagatgtgggaggtcTTGGAAGTTACTCATaaaggtactgaagatgtgaataGATCAAGAAAACATtatctcatccaagaatatgaattgtttataatgcaacccgaggagagcattgctgatgtgcagaaaaggttcactcatattgtgaatcatcTTACTGGATTGGGAAAGGAATTTGatagagaggaactcaacataaaattGCTGAAGTGCCTCGACAAAAGCTGGCAACCcaaggtgactgccatatcaGAAAGTTGTGATCTGCCAAAGCTGTCAACTGCTACACTGTTTGGGAAATTAATGGAGCATGAGTTCGAGCTcaagagactcaaagagcaAGAAACAGTGGAAAGAAAACCCAAGGGACTTACACTGAAAGCAAGTGAACAGAGTGAGATTAatgaggaaaaagaagatgatGAACATGATGAAACAATCAGCTTACTTACAAAGAGGTTCAGCAGATTCCTGAAGAAGAAAAGCAGAGATAGGAATcaacagaaaagaaggtatcctaaacctaaTGAATCAAGTTCCTCTAACTACACTTGCTTTGGCTATGGTAAAACAGGGCACATCAAAATGGATTATGCAAacaatcaatcaaaggacaaatctgccagcaagaaggTTGAAAGGAGCAAGGGGAGAAGAGCTTACATTTCGTGGGAAGAGAATGAAGTATCTTCaactagcagctcttcaacTGAGAGTAAGAAAAACAATGTGTTTCGTGGTGAAAGATGAAGGgtcaatctctgattcagtaagtgaatTCTATATGGAATCTGATAACTATGATAAATTGCTTGCTGCTTTGAAAGAAACTCATAATGAAGTAAATAGACTAGCTGCATAAGTtacaaaaggtaaataatgtgcttgcacctaaagtaaaaaaacTTGAGGAAGAACtacataaggccaaaacagatctggtaagccttgaactaacatgcttgcatgcctctattaaaacctgtgaaaactcaaaaaattggaaaaacaagtggagtatttgctaaaaaccctttccaatttcactaagggaagagagaatcttgagtctctccttggttcacagaatgttgttttcaacAAGAATGGTATTGGTTATAAtcctggaaatgtaaccaatgtcaaaaagctttcaagtttttttgtttcaGCAAAATCAGGTTtctcagcttttaacagtggcaaaaaggtaTCTCATAttacctgtttttactgcatgaaatctggtcatacctctAGGTCATGCATAGCTAGAAAACATCTTGTTCCTAacaacttagcaaaatggctaccaaaggaaaggttttaatctgtgtaggaccctatactgaaaagggtaccatttatATCATCTTTGCTCTGTTTTGCAGAAAGGCAACAAGAGAAATCAGTGGTAGTTGGACAGTGGTTGTTCCaaacatatgactggagatctgaCAAAATTCACTAGCTTGAAGCTTAAGGCAGAGGGACGtgtaacctatggtgacaaTAAACGTGGAAGAATTCTGGGcagaggcactgttggaacagggaattcaaccactattgagaatgtgctttatgtagaaggactcaagcatagcctTCTTAGTATTAGtcaactttgtgacaaaggatacaaggtgaacttcaagtcaaatggttgcacaatctcaagtgactcctctggtaaggtgttgtttactggtaagagagtgaataacatatatctcttGGATATTATGGAAATTGattcttcaaatgagtgtttactgtctagaagtgatgagtcttggctgtggcacaTGAGGTTAGCTCACACACACactaatcacttaaataaattgaaatctaaagatatTGTTTCtagtttacctaacattaaatttcaggataacaggctctgtgatgcttgtgtgaaaggtaaacaaatcagatcctctttcaattcaaaggACATTGTTTCTACAAAAAATTCATTGGATGTattgcatatggacttatttggaccctctagagttgctagcttggctggaaatttgtatgctttggttgttgtggatgactactctagatttacatggaccaTTTTTCTTGTACATAAAAATGATGCTTACAAtgcctttaagaaattagcaaaggttttacataatgaaaatggttgctgcataaaatcaatttgaagttatcatgggggagagtttcagaaTGCTAGATTTGAGAGGTTTTGTGAGAAACATGGGATATCACATAGCTTTTCAGCAACTAGGGCTCCCCAACAAAacggtgtagttgaaaggaaaaacagatcattagaggaactagctagaactatgttaaatgaatctaagttTCCTAAGTATTTTTTGGCAGATGCAGTCTATACTGCAGCTTATGTGTTCAACAGAACCTTAATTAGACCCATTCTTCAGAAAACACCATATGAGTTGTGTAAGGGTACgaaacctagtgtgagtcaccttagagtgtttgggtgtaaatgctttgtattgaataatggcaaagataatttaggtaagtttgatgctaaatttAATGAAGGTGttcacattggttatgctttgactggtcatgcatatagagtcttcaataaaagattgctcatagtagaagaatcaatgcatgttgtatttgatgaagctgatcatagcatatctaaaactgctgcaTCATGAATTTGATCAAGGTTAACTGTGTGTATATCATCAATGAGCATATGCTGAAATCCAAAAGATTAACTGATTATCgctttccctatgctattcttgtttccaaattgatTGATTACTTTGGCATTGACACCTCTAATGAGCAAAATGAAAccatcaaagctgtaagtgagattgataactCAACTCTCACAAAAATGGGGTTTCATAAAGTGGAGGACAGCTGGGTGTTTCTCAAAGGAAAAAATCCTCAAGAAGAACATGATGCCTCAAACCTCAACAATGAAGATGGAGATGAGGTTGTTCCCATGGAAGATGACACTACTCAAGCTGCAGAACATTCATGCTATGTTATCCATCACTCCTACGGGCAAGAGCAATCTGCTAATCATGCTGGAAGTCAAAGGATAAGTTCTCCATCTGTAGAAATCAGAGGAGATTCACCTGCTCCCCAATCAATGCATGAAGAAACTGCTGCAACTCATCCAAATGCTATTGTTGCCTATCAAACTCTAGAATATAGAGGTGAACCCTTATccatgtttgagaggcaagttcTGTATCGCCTTGATGCCATGTCAGCAGAA comes from the Phaseolus vulgaris cultivar G19833 chromosome 8, P. vulgaris v2.0, whole genome shotgun sequence genome and includes:
- the LOC137825237 gene encoding uncharacterized protein; translated protein: MSEFKVLFAEGSFINRPPMFNGMNYAFWKIRMKIFMESIDSFIWEVVVHGLYVPMQVVKDEEVAKTRSEWNEIERKKAQYDLVAKNIITSSLTMDEFFRISQCSSAKEMWEVLEVTHKGTEDVNRSRKHYLIQEYELFIMQPEESIADVQKRFTHIVNHLTGLGKEFDREELNIKLLKCLDKSWQPKVTAISESCDLPKLSTATLFGKLMEHEFELKRLKEQETVERKPKGLTLKASEQSEINEEKEDDEHDETISLLTKRFSRFLKKKSRDRNQQKRRYPKPNESSSSNYTCFGYGKTGHIKMDYANNQSKDKSASKKVERSKGRRAYISWEENEVSSTSSSSTESKKNNVFRGER